The DNA segment GAAACGGCGGTATTCGCCGCCTCCGCGGCGGACGTTCGGCACACCGTCGTCGCCGGCCGGCAGATCGTCCGCGACGGTGCGCACACCCTTGTCCCCGACGTACCCACCGCCCTCGCAGAGTCCATCGCCGCGGTACGCGGCTGAAGGAGAACACCCCCGCGATGACGACGACTTCCACGCCGACCACCACCGCCATCACCCACATCTCCCAGCTCGTCACCAACGACCCCTCCCTCGGTGAAGGCCCCCTCGGCCTGATCCAGGACGCCGCGGTCGTCATCGACGGCGACCGCGTCGCCTGGGTCGGTGCCACCAGCAAAGCACCCGCCACCGACAACGCCGTCGACGCGGGTGGCCGGGCGGGCCTCCCCGGCTTCGTCGACTCCCACTCCCACCTGGTCTTCGCCGGCGACCGCACCGCGGAGTTCAACGCCCGGATGTCCGGCCGCGCGTACTCCGCCGGCGGCATCCGCACCACGGTCGCCGCCACCCGCGCCGCCACCGACGAGGCCCTGCACGCCAACGTCGCCCGCTACCTCGCCGAGGCGCTGCGCCAGGGCACCACCACCCAGGAGACCAAGTCCGGCTACGGCCTGACCGTCGAGGACGAGGCCCGCGCGCTGCGCATCGCCGCCGAGCACACCGACGAGGTCACCTTCCTCGGCGCGCACATCGTGTCGCCCGACTACGCCGACGACCCGGCCGGCTACGTCGACCTGGTCACCGGCCCGATGCTGGACGCCTGTGCCCCGCACGCCCGTTGGGTGGACGTCTTCTGCGAGACGGGCGCCTTCGACGGCGACCAGGCCCGCGCCGTCCTCACCGCGGGCAAGGCCAGGGGCCTGGTGCCGCGGGTGCACGCCAACCAGCTCGGCCACGGCCCCGGCGTCCAGCTGGCCGTCGAACTCGGCGCCGCCTCCGCCGACCACTGCACCCACCTCAGCGCGGCCGACATCGACGCCCTCGCGCAGTCCGACACCGTCGCCACCCTCCTGCCGGGCGCCGAGTTCTCCACCCGCGCCCAGTGGCCCGACGCCCGCCCGCTGCTCGACGCCGGCGCCACCGTCGCCCTGTCCACCGACTGCAACCCCGGCTCGTCCTTCACCAGTTCCATGCCGTTCTGCATCGCGCTGGCGGTCCGCGACATGGGGATGACCCCCGACGAGGCCGTGTGGTCGGCGACCGCGGGCGGGGCCCGCGCCCTGCGCCGCACGGACGTCGGCCGGATCGCTCCCGGCGCCCGCGCCGACCTCGCCCTCCTGGACGCGCCCTCGCACGTCCACCTCGCCTACCGGCCGGGCGTCCCGCTCGTCTCGGCCGTGTGGCACAAGGGCGTACGCGTCTGACGGCCGCACGGCGCACCCGAGGCCCGGTCCGGCTCCCCGAGCCGGACCGGACCGCACGGCCCGTGGCACCGGACGCCGACAGCGGACGTCCGTGACACCGGACGCCCGTGGCGGCAGCAAAGGAGGGCCCGTCCCGAGCGATCCCGGGGCAGGCCCTCCTTTGCGCGGGCGACTGCCGGCCGCACGGGCCGGCAGGGACCGCGGTCCCTCACTCCTCGATCATGAGCCCCTTGCGGAGCCGCACGAGGGTGCGGGAGAGCAGACGGGAGACGTGCATCTGCGAGATGCCCAGCTCCTCGCCGATCTCGGACTGCGTCATGTTGGCGACGAAGCGCAGCGAGAGGATCTTCCGGTCGCGCGGCGGGAGTTCGGCGATCAGCGGCTTGAGGGACTCGACGTACTCGATGCCCTCGAGTCCGTGGTCCTCGTAGCCGATGCGGTCCGCCAGCGCGCCCTCGCTGTCGTCCTCCTCGGGCTGGGCGTCCAGGGAGCTCGCGGTGTAGGCGTTGCTCGCGGCCATGCCCTCGACGACCTCGTCACGGCTGATGTCGAGGCGCGCGGCGAGCTCGTGCACGGTGGGGGCGCGGTCCAGCTTCTGCGCCAGTTCGTCGCCCGCCTTGGCGAGGTCCAGGCGCAGCTCCTGCAGCCGCCTGGGCACCCGCACGGACCAGCTGGTGTCGCGGAAGAAGCGCTTGATCTCGCCGATGATGGTCGGCATCGCGAACGTCGGGAACTCGACGCCGCGGCCGATCTCGAAGCGGTCGATCGCCTTGATCAGGCCGATCGTGCCGACCTGGACGATGTCCTCCATGGGCTCGCTGCGGGAGCGGAACCGGGAGGCCGCGAACTTCACCAGCGCGAGGTTGAGCTCGACCAGGGTGTTGCGGACGTACGCGAATTCGTGGGTGCCTTCCTCGAGCGTTTCGAGACGCTCGAAGAGGGTCTTGGACAGAGCCCTCGCGTCCACCGGGCCCACCTCGTCGAACGGCGGGATCTCGGGCAGCCCCTCGATCTCAGTCGGTGCCGCCAGATCGGATTCGGCGGCGAGCGACTGGGAAGGGATCTGTCCGGTCGGGTCGGACGGGGGTGTCGACGATGCGGGCTGCCGGGTGTCGTCGGTGCGCAATTCGTCGAGCCGGGGTGACATGGTCTCCTCCATCGTTCTCGGCATATGGCTGCCGATGCCTCTACGCGAAGCTGCGGTGTGCGGCGCCTCCAAAGCCGGCCGTTTCGAATGTGTAGCTCTACGCCTACCTGGCTTTGCATGAAGATGGCAAGTACGTGTTGTCCATATATTGGGCAATACGCGGATTGTTCAGCTACCGGGAGGCGTCGTGAAGGCGTAGGGTTCGACGAGCGCAGTCGGTAAGCAAACAGTCGTCTAGACAGCAAGAGGGGTGCGCGCGCATGGACCGCGGGACGGTCGGCAGTGCAAGCCGGGGCCGGCTTCATGTCGAGATCCGCCATCACGGCGCCAGCGCGGTCGTGACGGTTTCGGGTGAGCTCGATCACCACACCGCGGATCTGTTGCGTGAGTCACTCGAAGGCTGTGTGGACGACGGGTACGCACGCCTGGTGGTGGACTGCTCACCCCTTGAGTTCATGGACTCCACCGGGCTCAATGTGCTGCTCGGCGCCCGCCTGAAGGCGGAGGCCGCGGGGGGCGGGGTTCATTTGGCGGGGATGCAGCCGGTGGTGGCCCGGGTCTTCGAGATCACCGGGGCGGAAGCGGTCTTCACGGTGCACGACTCCGTCGACGCGGCCCTGGCCGGCTGACATGGCGGCAGTGCCCGGAACGTTGCATTCCGGGCACGTAGTACGTGTCACAACTTCCGTACCCAAGAAGTGGGTGTTCTCACCGTCCGGTCGGGCAGGAGACATCTGAATCCGTTGAATCAGTCAGTATCTGTTTTCCGTGAACAGGCGAATCGGTGAGGTGAAGCGCTGATGAGCACCACCCGGCCGTATCCGCCGGGCGATCTCGGCCCGGAGTCGGGCGGCGCGGGCGCTTCCGCCGCCCCGGCCGCCCCCGCCCCGGTGGGCCAGATCCGCCGGCTGCGCCTGGCGGGCACCCGTGGGGCCGTGGCGCGCGGCCGCGACTTCGCCAGGGAGGCCCTGCACGACTGGGGCTGGCTGCCGGCCGGGAGTGCCGACCGGCGTGCCGCGGCCGAGGATGTGCTGCTCGTCGTCTCGGAACTGGTCACCAACGCCTGCCTGCACGCCGAGGGGCCCGAGGAGCTGCGGTTGCGCTGCGCCGGCAAAGTGCTGCGCCTGGAGGTCAGCGACCTCGGCACGGGCTCGCCGGCGCCCCGCAGCCCGCACCGCCCGGGGCGTCCCGGCGGCCACGGCATGTTCATCGTGCAGCGCCTGTGCCTGGACTGGGGCGTGGTGCGCAACGCCGACGGCGCGGGCAAGACCGTCTGGGCGGAGCTCGCCGCGCCGTCCTGAGCGGCGGAAGCGAACGCCGGGAGTGAGCTGAGCGCGGGCCTGCGGGCCCGCGCTTCGTCGTGTCCGGGCAGTCGTCCCGCGGCGGCCCGGTCGCCGTGGGGCGCGGCCGGATTTCCCTCACGGCGCGCACCCGGGCCGATCGGGGCTGTGCTGTGCCTTCCCTCGGCACGGTCCCCGGCGTACCTTGAGCGGCCAATCTGATGTGCCGTCAGAACGCGCGGCGGTGCGCTCACCGGGAGAAGGGGATTCCGAGGTGGCCCGCTTCTACGAACAGCACGGCAGGCGCCCGGGCCGGGCGGCCGGCCTCGCCGCGGCCGCGGCGATGGCGGCGGGGTCCGCGGTGATGCTCACCGCACCGGCTGCCCATGCCGACGTCGTCGACGTCAACTACCAGTGCAAAACGCCGATCGGCAACAAGGGCGCGGTCTCGCCCATCGACATCAAGGGCACTCCCAGCGGCGGTGCGTACAAGCTTGTCATGTCCTTCCAGAAGGGCGTCTCCTCCAGCCCTGTCGAGCTGGGCAAGGGCGCCATGAAGCCGAGCGCGCTGATCCGGCTGGGCGGCGCGGAGAGCGGAACGGTGCAGGTCACCGGGCCGCCCAACGACCAGGCCATACCGGCCAACACCCCCATCAAGATCAGCGACTTGAGCGGGACGTACACCCCCAAGGGCAGCGGCAAGGTCACCCTCACGGCCTCCACGCTCACCATCAAGGCGCTGGGCACCACCACCACCTGCACGCCCGGCAACCACCCCAAGCCCTCGCTGTCCCTCGACGTGAAGGGGGCCGGCGGCTCCGGCGGCGCCTCGGGCGGCAGCGGCTCCTCCGCGGCGGGCGGCGGCTCCTCGGGCGAGCAGTTGCCGCAGACCGGACCCGCGGACTCCGCCGTCGCGCTGGGCACCCTCGGCGGCACCGTGCTGCTGGCCGGGGCGGCCGGTGCGCTCTGGCTGACCCGCCGCCACCAGCGGGGGTGACGCGCCGCGCGGGGCGCCGGGTCCCGCACGGCGCCGCCCCGCCGCCCGTACGTCCCCGTGTCCGGCCGGCACGGGGAGCTGCCCCCTTGCGCCAGGAGCCGCCGATGCCGTTCCGTACCCGCACCGCGGCCCGTGGTGCGGTCCTCGCGACCGCCGCCGTGCTGCTGTGTTCCGCCGCGTCCTGGGTCCGGCCGGACGCCGCCCCGGCACCGCCCGGCTGGTCCGCCGCGCCCGCGCCGGGCCGGGCCCTGCGGGCCCGGCCCGGCGCCGAGCCGGGCCCGCAGGACCGCCCGTACTTCTATCTGGAGGGCGCGCCGGGCACCGTCCTGAGCGACCGGCTGTCCCTCGGCAACCCCACCGGCCACGCCGTCACCGTACGGCTGCGCGGCACCACCCCGGGCGGGTGGCTCAGCCTCGCCTCGGCGCGGGTGACGGTTCCGCCGCACACCCGGGCGAGCGTGCCGTTCACGGTGACCGTGCCGCGCGACGCCGCCCCCGGTGCGCACTCCGGCTCGCTGGTCGCCACCGGCGGCCGGGGGAGCGGCGCGCAGGGGCGGGACGCCGTACCGGTCCATCTGCGGGTGACCGGGCGGCCGTTGTCCGCGCTGACCGTCGAGAAGGTGTCGGTGCGCGGCCGGGGCGATGCGGCGCTCATCCGGTACACGCTGGTCAACCGCGGCAACACGGTCCTCGCGCCGCGCCTCGCCGTGCGCGCCGACGGGCTCCTCGGCCCCGTGCTGCGGCGGGCTCCCCGCGCCCTGCCGACCACGCTGCGGCCCGGCCAGGGCGTCGATCTGACGGAGCGGTGGCCCGATCCGCCCCGCCTGGACGCGGTGGACCTCCGGCTCACGGTGACGGCGGACGGCGGCGCCCGCGGGTCCGCCACCGCCACGTACACCACGGCCCCCTGGGGGGCGGTGGCCGGCGCGGCGTTCCTCCTGGCGGCGGGCGTGGGCGGCCCGGTCGCCGTCCGCCGACGGCGCCGGGCGCGGGGCGCGGGTGAGGCGCCGGGCGCGGACGGGGTGCCGGGCGCGCGCGGGGCGGAAGGTGCCGGGAGCGTGGGCGGGGCGGCCGGTGACGGGCCGCCGTCCGGCGGCGACCGGGCGGACGCGGCGGGGCAGTTGGCGGGCACCGGACCGGGAGCGCGGTCATGACCGGCGCCACCGGGCGGTTCCGCACCGGCCCGGCCACCCGCACCGGCCCGGCCACCCGCACCGCCCGCCCCACCCGTCCTGTCCGCCCCGCCCGACTCCCCGTCCGGCAGCGGGCGGTGGCCCTGCTGCTCCTCTGCCTGGCGCTCGCGGCGGCTCCGCTCCCGGCCGCCGCCGCGCCCGCGGCCCCGTATGCCGCCGCGGACGGCGCGCCCGCGGTCCACCTCTCCCGGAAGGAGGCCGGCAAGGGCGGCACCCTCACCGTCACCGGCCGCGGCTGGCGGCCCAAGGCGCTGCTCACGCTGCTGATCTGCGGGCAGAACATGATCGGCGGCACCAACTCCTGTGCCAACGGCGACGGGCGGGCGGTCACCACCGACGCCCACGGCGCGTTCCGCAAGCGCCTGCCGGTCGCCGAGCCGCCCAAGCCCTGCCCCTGCGTGGTGCACGCGGCGACGGTGACCGGCGCGGCGGCCGAGGCGGACGCCGCGTTCACGGTGGCGGGCCACCCGGTGGCGCCGCTGCCCGCCCGGGCCACCGGCGGCCGGCTGACGGTGCTCGCCCAGCCCCGGCTGGCGGGCAGCAGCGGCCTGCTGACCTGGTTCGGTGCCCCCGCACAGCGCCGGCTGACCCTCACGGTCGGCAACCTCGGCTCGGCACCGGCCAGGGACCCCGTCTTCCGGGTCGGCACCTCGCACGGGGTGTTCGCGCCCCAGTGGGAGGAGCAGCAGTGGCGGGGAACCATCCCCGCCGGGAAGAAGGCCGAGGTCACCCTGCCGGTCGAGCTGCCGGCGGGCGCCCACGGGGACTACCTGGTCTCGCTCGGGTACGGCGGCAAGGTGCTGGCCGAGCAGCCCTGGGGAGTCGGCAGGCCCTGGGGCGTGACGCTCTTCTGGGTGCTGCTCTGCGTGGTGCTCCCGACGGCGGTGTTCCGCATCGGCATGGCGCTCGTGGACCGGGTCCGCCCGCGCCGTACGGGCGGACGCGGGCACCCCGCACGGCACACGCCCGCCACCGGACGCGCCCGCGCGGCCGGCACCCGACCGCACCTCAGGAAACGGACCGCACGCGAGGGTTCCGCCGTCGGCCCCGGTACGCCGGGCGACGGTGCCGCGCTGCCGTGGTTCACCCCGGACACCGCACCGTCCACCACCACATCAACCGAACGACCGACGTCGAAAGGTTCAGCGTGATGAGGCAACGGAGGAGAGCCGCGGTGGCCCCGGTGGCCGCGCTGGTGCTCGCGGGCGCGGGCATCGTGGCAACGGCCGGGACCGCCCAGGCGGCCGAGGTGTCGTACAAGACGGAGTGTCTGCCGCCACCGATATCGGGGCTGCCGCCGGTCGAGGGCACCACGAAGGTGGCCGTCACCGCGCCCGCGACCGCGAAAGTGGGCGACGAGATCGAGGTGGTCTGGAAGACCGTCGAAGGGGCCTCCAAGAACCCCGACATCCTCGACCTGGGCGAGAACACCGTCCAGCCGACCGGCACGATCAAGGTGGCCGGGGCGCAGACCGGTGACCTGGCCATGCAGGGGCCGCGGGAGAACCCGCCGATCCCCAAGGGCAGCCCGATGAAGCTGTCCGACATGAAGGGCAGGCTGAAGCTGCAGAAGCCGGGCGAGGTCACGCTGACGCCCGGCTTCTACAACATCAACGTCAACCAGCCGATCTCGACGGACACCAAGTGCTCGCCCAAGGAGACCGTGAAGCCCGCGGTCACCATCAAGGTGACCGACGGCGGGAGCAGCTCCGGCGGCACCACGAGCGGCACGACCGGCGGCACCACCTCGGGCACCACCGGCGGCACCACGAGCGGGACGACCTCGGGCACGACCGGCGGGAGCACGTCGGGCACGACCGGCGGGAGCACCGCCGGGACGTCCGGCACCACCTCCGGCACCACGACGGGCACCACCGGCGGCACCACCACCGCCGGTACGTCCGGCGGTACGACCACCGGGGGCTCCGGCGGCGACCCCGACGGCACCGCGTACAAGGGCAAGCAGATCGACGTCCCGTACGCCTGCAAGACGCCCATCGGGGACAAGAAGGCGACCTCGCCGGTCCAGATCAACGCCGTGAAGAAGGGCGGCGGTTACGACCTGACGGTGAAGTTCGGCAAGTCCGTCATGGACAGCCCGGCGGACATCCCCAAGAACTCGGTCAAGCCGTCGATGGACGTCAAGGTCGGCGGCGCGGACAAGGGATCGGTGAAGACCGAGGGGCCGACCAACGCCGAGCCGATCAAGTCGGGACAGCCGATCACCATCCCCGACCTGAAGGGCACCTACAAGCCGGGCGCCACCGGCAAGGCCACGCTCACCCCGGGCGTGCTCACCGTCAACGCCCTGGGGACGACCACCACCTGCACCCCGGAGAAGGACCCCGGGGTCTCGCTCGCCCTGGACACCTCGGCGCAGCAGGGCGGCACGTCCGGCGGCAGCGCGGGCGGTTCCTCCGGCGCGGCGGGCTCCGGCGGCAGCGCGGCCGGAGGGGCCAGTGCCTCGGGCGGCAGCGGCGGCCTCGCCGAGACCGGCGCGAGCGACCGGGGGGCGCTGACCGCCCTCGGCCTCGTCGCGGGCACGATCGTCCTGCTGGGCGGGGCGGTCTTCACGTTCCTGCCGCGGCGCCGGGCGCGGACGCGCTGACGCGGCGCGGCCACGGGACGCACGAAGGGGGCGTCGCACCGGCGGTGCGACGCCCCCTTGTGTGGTCCGGGGCCGGCAGGCGTCAGTTGACGCCGCCCATCAGCTCCTTGATCCGCTTGCGGGACAGCCAGATGCCGAGTCCGGCGACGACCGCGAAGGCGGCCTCGACGGCGACCGCGGCCGAGGTGTTCAGATCGACGTTCAGCTGCGGCGACGTCAGCAGGCCCGCCACGGAGTCGCCCGCGGTGACCGCGAGGAACCAGACACCCATCATCTGCGAGCTGTACTTGGCCGGGGCCATCTTCGTGGTGACCGACAGGCCGACCGGGGAGAGGCACAGCTCACTGACGGTCTGGATGAAGTAGATCGCCACCAGCCACATCGGGCTGACCCGGCCGCCGCCCGCGGCGGTGTCGAGCAGCGGGATGAGGAAGACCGCGAACGAGATGCCGATCAGCGCGAGGCTGGACGCGAACTTGACCGCGGTGCTGGGCTCCTTCTCGCGCCGGTTCAGCCACAGCCACGCCGAGGCGACCAGCGGGGCGAGCGCCATGATGAAGATCGGGTTCAGCGACTGGTACCAGGACGTCGGGAAGTGGAAGCCCAGCAGGTCGTTCGTCGTGGAGTGCGCGCCGAAGATCGAGAGGGTGGAGCCGTTCTGGTCGTAGATCATCCAGAAGACGGCGGCGACGGCGAAGAACCACATGTAGCCCGAGAGCTTGGACTGCTCCAGCTCCGTCAGCTCCTTGTCGCGCTTCATGCGGACCAGGACCGCGACCGGGATGACCAGACCGGCGATGGTGATCGGCAGCAGCGCCCAGTCGGCGAAGTTCCCCGTCACGCCCAGCAGGGTGTAGAAGACGGCCGCCACGATCAGCCAGATCAGGCCCTTGCGCAGCACGGAGGTCTTCTCCTGCGGCGTCGCGGGCTGGGCGACGACGCTGCTCTCCGGGCTCAGGTGGCGCGTGCCGAGCAGGAACTGGGCCAGGCCGAGCGCCATGCCGACGGCGGCAAGGGTGAAGCCGAGGTGCCAGTTGACGCCCTCGCCGACCGTGCCGATGGACAGCGGGGCGAGGAAGGCACCGAGGTTGATGCCGATGTAGAAGAGCGTGAAGCCGCCGTCACGGCGCGGGTCCTGGGGCCCGTCGTAGAGGTGGCCGACCATCGTGGAGATGTTCGCCTTCAGCAGGCCGGAGCCGAGCGCGACCAGCACCAGGCCGGCGAAGAAGGTCGCCGCGGTGGGCAGCGCGAGCGTGACGTGGCCCGCGATGACGACGAGGGCGCCGACGGTCACGGTCTTGCGCGGTCCCCAGAAGCGGTCGGCCATCCAGCCGCCCGGCATGGCGAGCAGGTAGACCATCGCCATGTACACCGAGTAGATCGCGGTGGCCGTGGTGGCCTGCATGTGCATGCCGCCGGGCGCGATCAGGTACAGCGGGAGTAGGGCCTTCATGCCGTAGAAGCTGAAGCGCTCCCACATCTCGGTCATGAACAGGGTGGCCAGGCCACGGGGGTGGCCGAAGAAGGTTTTGCCGCCGTCCACAGGGTTCCCCTGCTGGGCCGCGTCCTTCGTCAGGCTGGACGCCATGGGTGCTTCCTTGCTGCTCGGGACGCGTTCGCAGGCCGATACGCGCCCGGGTGGGGGTGACCGGCACCGGCGCAGACCTGCCCGCCCCCCACGTCCAGGAGGTTCGACACCGCGCGAAGGAGGCGTCGGCAGGACGGTCGTGCACCGGGAATCCACGCCCCCCGTGCGTCTGGCGCGGCGGACCCGGTCGACAGGTCGATCTGTGTCCGGAGACCGGTGGTGCCGGTTCCTGAGGCACAACAAGGGACCGTTGACGTCAGTTGAGCGTCAAGGGCCCCGGTGGTTGAGCGGTGGACGTCTCGACACCATACGTCCGCGGGCACCGCCGGTGGGCGGCGTGAGACAACGCTCACACTGCGGCCGGGAACCATACGCGCCCCGCCGGGCGACCACGCGCCCTCGCGCGCGCCCGGGGCGCGCGCTCTCACGTGCAGGAACGGTCCGCCGTCGGCCATCCGCGCTGGTCCGCCCCTGGGTCCGGATACATCGGACTACCATCGGCCCATGACCCGTGTACTGCTCGCCGAGGATGACGCGTCCATCTCGGAGCCGCTCGCCCGCGCACTGCGCCGCGAGGGTTACGAAGTCGAGGTGCGCGAGGACGGCCCGACGGCGCTCGACGCCGGTCTCCAGGGCAACATCGACCTCGTCGTCCTGGATCTGGGGCTGCCCGGCATGGACGGCCTGGAGGTCGCCCGCCGGCTGCGCAACGAAGGCCATTCCTTCCCCATCCTGGTGCTGACCGCCCGCGCCGACGAGGTCGACACCGTCGTCGGCCTGGACGCCGGCGCCGACGACTACGTCACCAAGCCCTTCCGGCTCGCCGAACTCCTCGCCCGCGTACGGGCCCTGCTGCGCCGCGGCTCCACCGCCGAGCCCCAGCAGCCGCCCGCCACCCACGGCGTGCGCATCGACGTCGAGTCGCACCGCGCGTGGATGGGGGACGAGGAACTCCAGCTCACGGCGAAGGAGTTCGACCTGCTGCGGGTCCTGGTGCGGGACGCGGGACGGGTCGTCACCCGCGACCAGCTGATGCGCGAGGTCTGGGACACCACCTGGTGGTCGTCCACCAAGACGCTCGACATGCACATCTCCTGGCTGCGCAAGAAGCTCGGGGACGACGCCGCCAACCCCCGTTACATCGCCACCGTCCGCGGAGTCGGCTTCCGCTTCGAGAAGAGCTAGGGGCCCGTGCGCCGCCGCCTGATCAACTCCACGCTCGCCGTGGTGCTCGTCGTCATCGCCGTCTTCGGTGTCTCGCTCGTCATCGTCGAGACCCGCACCATCCAGGCCGGTGCCCAGGAGAGCGTGGAATCCGAGGCGATCCGGCTGGTCGGGATAGTGGAGAGCCGGCTGGGAAGTGGCGAGAAGGTCACCCCGGACATCCTCTCCGAGCAGATCACCGCCAAGCGGTACGCGAAGATCAAGGTGCCCGGCAAGGCGCCGATCGAGATCGGGAAGCGGCCCTCGGGCGACGTCATCCAGTCGGAGGTGCGCGGCGACCGCGGGGAGTCCGTCACGGTCCAGGCATCCCGCTCCATGGTCAGTGCGGAGATCGGCCGGACGCTGCTGGTCATCCTGGCCGTGGCGCTGCTGGCGATCATCGCCGCCGTCATCCTGGCCGTCCGCCAGGGCCGCCGGCTGACCGCGCCGCTCACCGACCTCGCCGAGACCGCCGAGCGCCTCGGCTCCGGCGACCCCCGTCCGCGCCACCGCCGCTACGGCGTCCAGGAGCTGGACCGGGTCGCCGACGTGCTGGACGCCAGCGCCGAGCGGATCGCGCGGATGCTGACCGCCGAACGGCGGCTGGCCGCGGACGCCTCGCACCAGCTGCGCACGCCGCTGACCGCGCTGTCCATGCGGCTGGAGGAGATCACCGTCACCGACGATCCGGACACCGTGAAGGAAGAGGCCACCATCGCGCTGGCGCAGGTGGAGCGGCTGACGGACGTCGTCCAGCGGCTGCTGACCAACTCGCGCGACCCGCGCAGCGGCTCCGCGGTCGCCTTCGACCTCGACGAGGTCGTCAAGCAGCAGATCGAGGAGTGGCGCCCGGCCTACCGCAGCGCCGGGCGGGCCATCGTGCGCTCCGGCAAGAAGGGGCTGCGGGCCGTCGGCACCCCGGGCGCGGTGGCCCAGGTGCTCGCCACCCTGATCGAGAACTCGCTGATGCACGGCGACGGGACGGTCGCGCTGCGTACCCGTGTCACCGGCAACCAGGCGGTCGTCGAGGTCATCGACGCCGGCCCCGGGGTGCCGCCGGACCTCGGCTCGCGGGTCTTCGAGCGCACGGTCTCCGGCCGGAACTCGACCGGGCTCGGCCTGGCCGTCGCCCGGGACCTCGCGGAGGCGGACGGCGGGCGGCTGGAGCTGCTCCAGCCGCATCCACCGGTCTTCGCGCTGTTCCTGGCGCGGGAGGCGGAGCCCGTCGAGGAGTGAGGCCCGCGGGCGCCCGGCGCGGCCGCGGCTACTTGCGGGAGGCGCTGCGCGGGTGCTGCGGGCCGTCGGCGAGGAAGGACTCCGCCGTCTCCACGGCCTCGCGGGCGGGCAGGGTCCGGAAGACCCAGGTGCGGTAGGACCAGAAGCGGAAGAGCGTGGCCATGCCGAT comes from the Streptomyces angustmyceticus genome and includes:
- a CDS encoding ATP-binding protein, whose translation is MRRRLINSTLAVVLVVIAVFGVSLVIVETRTIQAGAQESVESEAIRLVGIVESRLGSGEKVTPDILSEQITAKRYAKIKVPGKAPIEIGKRPSGDVIQSEVRGDRGESVTVQASRSMVSAEIGRTLLVILAVALLAIIAAVILAVRQGRRLTAPLTDLAETAERLGSGDPRPRHRRYGVQELDRVADVLDASAERIARMLTAERRLAADASHQLRTPLTALSMRLEEITVTDDPDTVKEEATIALAQVERLTDVVQRLLTNSRDPRSGSAVAFDLDEVVKQQIEEWRPAYRSAGRAIVRSGKKGLRAVGTPGAVAQVLATLIENSLMHGDGTVALRTRVTGNQAVVEVIDAGPGVPPDLGSRVFERTVSGRNSTGLGLAVARDLAEADGGRLELLQPHPPVFALFLAREAEPVEE
- a CDS encoding ATP-binding protein; protein product: MSTTRPYPPGDLGPESGGAGASAAPAAPAPVGQIRRLRLAGTRGAVARGRDFAREALHDWGWLPAGSADRRAAAEDVLLVVSELVTNACLHAEGPEELRLRCAGKVLRLEVSDLGTGSPAPRSPHRPGRPGGHGMFIVQRLCLDWGVVRNADGAGKTVWAELAAPS
- a CDS encoding peptide MFS transporter is translated as MASSLTKDAAQQGNPVDGGKTFFGHPRGLATLFMTEMWERFSFYGMKALLPLYLIAPGGMHMQATTATAIYSVYMAMVYLLAMPGGWMADRFWGPRKTVTVGALVVIAGHVTLALPTAATFFAGLVLVALGSGLLKANISTMVGHLYDGPQDPRRDGGFTLFYIGINLGAFLAPLSIGTVGEGVNWHLGFTLAAVGMALGLAQFLLGTRHLSPESSVVAQPATPQEKTSVLRKGLIWLIVAAVFYTLLGVTGNFADWALLPITIAGLVIPVAVLVRMKRDKELTELEQSKLSGYMWFFAVAAVFWMIYDQNGSTLSIFGAHSTTNDLLGFHFPTSWYQSLNPIFIMALAPLVASAWLWLNRREKEPSTAVKFASSLALIGISFAVFLIPLLDTAAGGGRVSPMWLVAIYFIQTVSELCLSPVGLSVTTKMAPAKYSSQMMGVWFLAVTAGDSVAGLLTSPQLNVDLNTSAAVAVEAAFAVVAGLGIWLSRKRIKELMGGVN
- a CDS encoding RNA polymerase sigma factor SigF codes for the protein MSPRLDELRTDDTRQPASSTPPSDPTGQIPSQSLAAESDLAAPTEIEGLPEIPPFDEVGPVDARALSKTLFERLETLEEGTHEFAYVRNTLVELNLALVKFAASRFRSRSEPMEDIVQVGTIGLIKAIDRFEIGRGVEFPTFAMPTIIGEIKRFFRDTSWSVRVPRRLQELRLDLAKAGDELAQKLDRAPTVHELAARLDISRDEVVEGMAASNAYTASSLDAQPEEDDSEGALADRIGYEDHGLEGIEYVESLKPLIAELPPRDRKILSLRFVANMTQSEIGEELGISQMHVSRLLSRTLVRLRKGLMIEE
- a CDS encoding COG1470 family protein — translated: MPFRTRTAARGAVLATAAVLLCSAASWVRPDAAPAPPGWSAAPAPGRALRARPGAEPGPQDRPYFYLEGAPGTVLSDRLSLGNPTGHAVTVRLRGTTPGGWLSLASARVTVPPHTRASVPFTVTVPRDAAPGAHSGSLVATGGRGSGAQGRDAVPVHLRVTGRPLSALTVEKVSVRGRGDAALIRYTLVNRGNTVLAPRLAVRADGLLGPVLRRAPRALPTTLRPGQGVDLTERWPDPPRLDAVDLRLTVTADGGARGSATATYTTAPWGAVAGAAFLLAAGVGGPVAVRRRRRARGAGEAPGADGVPGARGAEGAGSVGGAAGDGPPSGGDRADAAGQLAGTGPGARS
- a CDS encoding STAS domain-containing protein, translating into MDRGTVGSASRGRLHVEIRHHGASAVVTVSGELDHHTADLLRESLEGCVDDGYARLVVDCSPLEFMDSTGLNVLLGARLKAEAAGGGVHLAGMQPVVARVFEITGAEAVFTVHDSVDAALAG
- a CDS encoding LPXTG cell wall anchor domain-containing protein, with amino-acid sequence MARFYEQHGRRPGRAAGLAAAAAMAAGSAVMLTAPAAHADVVDVNYQCKTPIGNKGAVSPIDIKGTPSGGAYKLVMSFQKGVSSSPVELGKGAMKPSALIRLGGAESGTVQVTGPPNDQAIPANTPIKISDLSGTYTPKGSGKVTLTASTLTIKALGTTTTCTPGNHPKPSLSLDVKGAGGSGGASGGSGSSAAGGGSSGEQLPQTGPADSAVALGTLGGTVLLAGAAGALWLTRRHQRG
- a CDS encoding response regulator transcription factor; the encoded protein is MTRVLLAEDDASISEPLARALRREGYEVEVREDGPTALDAGLQGNIDLVVLDLGLPGMDGLEVARRLRNEGHSFPILVLTARADEVDTVVGLDAGADDYVTKPFRLAELLARVRALLRRGSTAEPQQPPATHGVRIDVESHRAWMGDEELQLTAKEFDLLRVLVRDAGRVVTRDQLMREVWDTTWWSSTKTLDMHISWLRKKLGDDAANPRYIATVRGVGFRFEKS
- the hutI gene encoding imidazolonepropionase; its protein translation is MTTTSTPTTTAITHISQLVTNDPSLGEGPLGLIQDAAVVIDGDRVAWVGATSKAPATDNAVDAGGRAGLPGFVDSHSHLVFAGDRTAEFNARMSGRAYSAGGIRTTVAATRAATDEALHANVARYLAEALRQGTTTQETKSGYGLTVEDEARALRIAAEHTDEVTFLGAHIVSPDYADDPAGYVDLVTGPMLDACAPHARWVDVFCETGAFDGDQARAVLTAGKARGLVPRVHANQLGHGPGVQLAVELGAASADHCTHLSAADIDALAQSDTVATLLPGAEFSTRAQWPDARPLLDAGATVALSTDCNPGSSFTSSMPFCIALAVRDMGMTPDEAVWSATAGGARALRRTDVGRIAPGARADLALLDAPSHVHLAYRPGVPLVSAVWHKGVRV